From Carassius gibelio isolate Cgi1373 ecotype wild population from Czech Republic chromosome B23, carGib1.2-hapl.c, whole genome shotgun sequence, the proteins below share one genomic window:
- the LOC128011990 gene encoding cytochrome P450 2J5 isoform X2, which produces MATVYLGRKPSIFLNTIEIAKEALVQNASSFSGRPQLPLLIWITEGYGIVMATYGHSWRQQRRFALHTLRNFGLGKKSVEERVTEESSYLVPEMIKSEGKSFDPQHAIQNAVSNIICSIVFGDRFDYDNKRFKYLLEILKENIIQSGSLVGQVFNLLPIIKHLPGPHQKIYQNATELKAFIKEAVKTHRETLDPDSPRDFIDAYLLEIEKQKSNEDSTFHEDNMVMSVADLFLAGTDTTATTIRWGLIYLTQNPDVQERCHEEIVRVLGYDRLPSMDDRDKLPYTYATVHEIQRCANISPSSGLHETTQHTKLRGYDIPKGTVILTNLTAILTDKEHWKNPDTFNPENFLDDNGHFFKPESFLVFSLGPRVCLGETLAKTELFLFVTSLLQRIRFSWPPDAKWPDMNGIVSLVRSPEPFNIICHSRGSNK; this is translated from the exons ATGGCCACCGTCTATCTGGGGAGAAAGCCATCAATATTTCTCAATACAATCGAAATTGCGAAGGAAGCCCTGGTCCAAAATGCATCATCTTTTTCAGGAAGGCCACAACTACCACTTCTGATCTGGATCACTGAAGGatatg GTATCGTAATGGCCACATATGGCCACTCTTGGAGGCAGCAGAGACGGTTTGCTCTGCACACGCTCAGGAACTTTGGCCTGGGGAAGAAGTCTGTGGAGGAACGTGTGACAGAGGAAAGCAGCTACCTGGTTCCTGAAATGATCAAATCAGAAG GCAAGTCTTTCGACCCCCAACATGCCATACAGAATGCTGTATCCAACATTATCTGTTCCATTGTGTTTGGGGATCGTTTCGACTATGATAACAAGCGCTTCAAATACCTTCTGGAAATCTTGAAGGAGAACATCATTCAGTCAGGATCCCTTGTTGGACAG GTGTTTAACTTGCTTCCCATCATCAAACATTTGCCAGGGCCACACCAGAAAATTTACCAGAATGCAACAGAGTTGAAGGCTTTCATCAAGGaagcagtcaaaacacacagagaaactCTGGATCCAGACAGTCCACGGGACTTTATTGATGCCTACCTGCTAGAGATTGAGAAA CAAAAGTCCAACGAGGACTCCACATTTCATGAGGATAACATGGTTATGTCAGTAGCTGACCTGTTTCTGGCTGGAACCGACACCACAGCGACCACCATCAGATGGGGGCTCATCTACCTGACTCAGAACCCAGATGTACAAG AGCGATGTCATGAGGAGATTGTTCGGGTGCTGGGTTACGACCGCTTGCCCAGCATGGATGACCGTGACAAACTACCGTACACATATGCCACTGTTCATGAGATTCAACGCTGTGCCAACATTTCACCCTCCAGCGGCTTACATGAAACGACTCAGCACACAAAACTACGAGGATACGACATTCCCAAG GGTACTGTGATATTAACCAACTTAACAGCAATTTTAACTGATAAGGAGCACTGGAAGAACCCAGACACCTTTAACCCAGAGAATTTCTTAGATGATAATGGACATTTCTTCAAACCGGAGTCTTTCCTCGTTTTTTCCTTGG GTCCGAGGGTCTGTCTCGGTGAGACCCTAGCTAAGACAGAGCTCTTCCTCTTCGTCACTTCTCTCTTACAGCGGATTCGTTTCTCCTGGCCACCTGATGCGAAGTGGCCAGACATGAATGGGATTGTCAGTTTAGTCCGCTCGCCTGAGCCATTCAACATCATCTGCCACAGCAGAGGATCCAACAAGTGA
- the LOC128011990 gene encoding cytochrome P450 2C31 isoform X1: protein MWTTLMKLDLASVGLALFLGFIFIVLFELIRIISYRGQTPPGPRPLPFVGNIPYFLKNPMEFIRSISQYGEMATVYLGRKPSIFLNTIEIAKEALVQNASSFSGRPQLPLLIWITEGYGIVMATYGHSWRQQRRFALHTLRNFGLGKKSVEERVTEESSYLVPEMIKSEGKSFDPQHAIQNAVSNIICSIVFGDRFDYDNKRFKYLLEILKENIIQSGSLVGQVFNLLPIIKHLPGPHQKIYQNATELKAFIKEAVKTHRETLDPDSPRDFIDAYLLEIEKQKSNEDSTFHEDNMVMSVADLFLAGTDTTATTIRWGLIYLTQNPDVQERCHEEIVRVLGYDRLPSMDDRDKLPYTYATVHEIQRCANISPSSGLHETTQHTKLRGYDIPKGTVILTNLTAILTDKEHWKNPDTFNPENFLDDNGHFFKPESFLVFSLGPRVCLGETLAKTELFLFVTSLLQRIRFSWPPDAKWPDMNGIVSLVRSPEPFNIICHSRGSNK, encoded by the exons ATGTGGACAACTCTTATGAAGTTAGACCTGGCCTCTGTTGGCCTGGCTCTGTTTCTGggctttatttttatagttttgttcGAGCTCATTAGGATTATTTCCTACAGAGGTCAAACTCCACCTGGTCCCAGACCGCTGCCTTTTGTTGGAAACATACCGTATTTTTTGAAGAACCCAATGGAGTTCATAAGATCG ATATCTCAGTATGGAGAGATGGCCACCGTCTATCTGGGGAGAAAGCCATCAATATTTCTCAATACAATCGAAATTGCGAAGGAAGCCCTGGTCCAAAATGCATCATCTTTTTCAGGAAGGCCACAACTACCACTTCTGATCTGGATCACTGAAGGatatg GTATCGTAATGGCCACATATGGCCACTCTTGGAGGCAGCAGAGACGGTTTGCTCTGCACACGCTCAGGAACTTTGGCCTGGGGAAGAAGTCTGTGGAGGAACGTGTGACAGAGGAAAGCAGCTACCTGGTTCCTGAAATGATCAAATCAGAAG GCAAGTCTTTCGACCCCCAACATGCCATACAGAATGCTGTATCCAACATTATCTGTTCCATTGTGTTTGGGGATCGTTTCGACTATGATAACAAGCGCTTCAAATACCTTCTGGAAATCTTGAAGGAGAACATCATTCAGTCAGGATCCCTTGTTGGACAG GTGTTTAACTTGCTTCCCATCATCAAACATTTGCCAGGGCCACACCAGAAAATTTACCAGAATGCAACAGAGTTGAAGGCTTTCATCAAGGaagcagtcaaaacacacagagaaactCTGGATCCAGACAGTCCACGGGACTTTATTGATGCCTACCTGCTAGAGATTGAGAAA CAAAAGTCCAACGAGGACTCCACATTTCATGAGGATAACATGGTTATGTCAGTAGCTGACCTGTTTCTGGCTGGAACCGACACCACAGCGACCACCATCAGATGGGGGCTCATCTACCTGACTCAGAACCCAGATGTACAAG AGCGATGTCATGAGGAGATTGTTCGGGTGCTGGGTTACGACCGCTTGCCCAGCATGGATGACCGTGACAAACTACCGTACACATATGCCACTGTTCATGAGATTCAACGCTGTGCCAACATTTCACCCTCCAGCGGCTTACATGAAACGACTCAGCACACAAAACTACGAGGATACGACATTCCCAAG GGTACTGTGATATTAACCAACTTAACAGCAATTTTAACTGATAAGGAGCACTGGAAGAACCCAGACACCTTTAACCCAGAGAATTTCTTAGATGATAATGGACATTTCTTCAAACCGGAGTCTTTCCTCGTTTTTTCCTTGG GTCCGAGGGTCTGTCTCGGTGAGACCCTAGCTAAGACAGAGCTCTTCCTCTTCGTCACTTCTCTCTTACAGCGGATTCGTTTCTCCTGGCCACCTGATGCGAAGTGGCCAGACATGAATGGGATTGTCAGTTTAGTCCGCTCGCCTGAGCCATTCAACATCATCTGCCACAGCAGAGGATCCAACAAGTGA